In one window of Microbacterium natoriense DNA:
- a CDS encoding NtaA/DmoA family FMN-dependent monooxygenase (This protein belongs to a clade of FMN-dependent monooxygenases, within a broader family of flavin-dependent oxidoreductases, the luciferase-like monooxygenase (LMM) family, some of whose members use coenzyme F420 rather than FMN.), with protein MTTRSRKQIILAAYVGGVNEHTLWEHPDAGSQIDFSTFRHVAQTAERGRFDYFFLAEGLALRARAGRIFEHDIAGRPDTLPVLAALAAVTSHIGLVGTLNATFNEPYELARQIASLDHLSGGRAGWNVVTSFDAFTGANFRRGGFLPHSERYVRAEETVATIRRLWDSWAEDAIVADKASGEFLADADAGAFVQTSSQFDIAGRFTVPRSPQGRPVIVQAGVSPQGRDFAASTADAIFSPYATLAEGKAFYADIKERAARFGRGPEEIKILPAAGFVLGDSQTDAEEKARHIREQQLTDKTIQVTFEQVWNRDLSAYDPDGPLPDIDPDPEAAPIIQGRAFVFQDRFETVRKWRELADERGLTLRGLAHEVSGKAAYVGTAAQIADQLDAFVQEDGGDGVVIGSHIVPAGLDEFVDQVVPLLQERGSLRTDYESTTLRDNLGLPVPARDAELAGIEAVR; from the coding sequence ATGACCACCAGATCACGCAAGCAGATCATCCTCGCCGCGTATGTCGGCGGGGTCAACGAACACACCCTGTGGGAGCACCCGGATGCCGGGAGCCAGATCGACTTCTCGACGTTCCGGCACGTGGCCCAGACGGCCGAGCGGGGCCGCTTCGACTACTTCTTCCTCGCGGAGGGCCTGGCACTGCGGGCGCGCGCCGGACGCATCTTCGAGCACGACATCGCCGGCCGCCCCGACACCCTGCCGGTTCTCGCCGCGCTCGCGGCCGTCACCTCGCACATCGGACTCGTGGGCACGCTGAACGCGACGTTCAACGAGCCCTACGAGCTGGCCAGACAGATCGCCAGCCTCGACCACCTCTCCGGTGGCCGAGCGGGGTGGAACGTGGTCACCTCGTTCGACGCGTTCACGGGCGCGAACTTCCGACGTGGCGGTTTCCTGCCGCACAGCGAGCGCTACGTGCGCGCCGAGGAGACGGTCGCGACGATCCGTCGGCTGTGGGACTCGTGGGCCGAGGACGCGATCGTCGCCGACAAGGCCTCGGGCGAGTTCCTCGCCGATGCCGACGCCGGAGCATTCGTGCAGACGAGCAGTCAGTTCGACATCGCCGGCCGCTTCACGGTGCCTCGCAGCCCCCAGGGCCGACCGGTCATCGTGCAGGCGGGCGTCTCACCCCAGGGGCGCGACTTCGCGGCATCCACCGCCGACGCCATCTTCTCGCCCTACGCGACTCTCGCGGAGGGCAAGGCGTTCTACGCCGATATCAAGGAGCGGGCCGCCCGGTTCGGCCGAGGCCCGGAGGAGATCAAGATCCTCCCGGCCGCCGGATTCGTGCTCGGTGATTCTCAGACGGATGCCGAGGAGAAGGCTCGGCACATCCGCGAGCAGCAGCTGACCGACAAGACCATCCAGGTCACGTTCGAGCAGGTGTGGAACCGCGACCTGTCGGCGTACGACCCCGACGGACCGCTGCCCGACATCGATCCCGACCCGGAGGCGGCGCCCATCATCCAGGGCCGCGCCTTCGTGTTCCAGGATCGGTTCGAGACGGTGCGGAAGTGGCGGGAACTGGCCGATGAACGCGGCCTCACACTGCGCGGGCTCGCGCACGAGGTCTCGGGCAAGGCCGCGTACGTCGGCACCGCCGCGCAGATCGCCGATCAGCTCGACGCCTTCGTGCAGGAGGACGGCGGAGATGGCGTCGTGATCGGATCGCATATCGTGCCGGCCGGTCTCGACGAGTTCGTCGACCAGGTCGTGCCGCTGCTGCAGGAGCGCGGTTCGCTGCGCACCGACTACGAGAGCACGACGCTGCGTGACAATCTCGGGCTTCCGGTTCCCGCACGCGACGCCGAGCTCGCCGGAATCGAGGCCGTGCGATGA
- a CDS encoding DUF1684 domain-containing protein: MTLQAEVDTHDDFAQEWEAWHQTHEKKRADPHGFLAVTGLFWLTDEPTRVPGLPGLWSTGVDGPVVELGPGEALRFGETPISGRHGFGPIAERDGITVAFDGGVVEIAKRGGLDILRPRRADFPFLRSYDGTSVFTADPKWRIPARFVRFIAPRAIEVGAAVDSLAHVYDSPGYVEFEVDGETFRLLAFPGYAAGSLFVLFTDATSGVTTYKANRTVTIEVSDESDETVIDFNRAVNLPCAYTDFATCPLPPAENHLRIEVVAGEKTPTARVEGVVSDAGIVPAASPTI, encoded by the coding sequence ATGACCCTGCAGGCCGAGGTCGACACGCACGACGACTTCGCTCAGGAGTGGGAGGCCTGGCATCAGACGCACGAGAAGAAGCGCGCGGACCCGCACGGCTTCCTCGCCGTCACGGGCCTGTTCTGGCTGACCGACGAGCCGACCAGGGTGCCGGGGCTGCCCGGCCTGTGGAGCACCGGGGTGGACGGGCCTGTGGTCGAGCTCGGGCCCGGCGAGGCGCTGCGGTTCGGCGAGACGCCGATCAGCGGAAGGCACGGATTCGGGCCGATCGCGGAGCGCGACGGCATAACGGTCGCGTTCGACGGAGGCGTGGTCGAGATCGCCAAGCGCGGCGGTCTCGACATCCTGCGTCCGCGTCGCGCCGACTTCCCGTTCCTGCGCTCCTACGACGGGACCAGCGTCTTCACGGCCGACCCGAAGTGGCGGATACCGGCGAGGTTCGTGCGGTTCATCGCGCCGCGGGCGATCGAGGTGGGAGCGGCGGTCGACTCGCTGGCGCACGTGTACGACTCGCCAGGCTACGTCGAGTTCGAGGTCGACGGCGAGACGTTCCGGCTGCTCGCCTTCCCCGGGTACGCCGCGGGCTCGCTGTTCGTGCTGTTCACCGACGCGACGAGCGGCGTCACGACCTACAAGGCGAACCGCACCGTGACGATCGAGGTGTCCGACGAGAGCGACGAGACCGTGATCGACTTCAACCGGGCGGTGAACCTGCCGTGCGCGTACACGGACTTCGCGACCTGCCCGCTGCCGCCGGCCGAGAACCACCTGCGCATCGAGGTCGTCGCCGGCGAGAAGACCCCGACGGCGAGGGTCGAGGGCGTCGTCTCCGACGCGGGGATCGTGCCTGCGGCATCCCCCACCATCTGA